One Glycine soja cultivar W05 chromosome 2, ASM419377v2, whole genome shotgun sequence genomic region harbors:
- the LOC114371816 gene encoding uncharacterized protein LOC114371816, translated as MRVRACFFVLFSLPCLLCVLLSSAQQLPPDAVVSARLLDSHLQDSAFRALFSPITGVPYDAQVPTNLSGIKVSAMRLRSGSLRTRGVLSYKEFEIPIGVVEKPYVERLVLVYQNLGNWSDQFYPLPGFSYLAPVLGLLAYSGVNLSASELPELDIRASEKPVLVNFPHVRPAPLGALAKCVYFDLHGSVQFDTLLPGNVCSTMQQGHFSIVVESNAPSPAPSSGGEFQDASGKNNKKNNKFMLRILVPCVVGGIVLLIIILGLLVVLVRKHTKGTRMQQLECVAYSNEIMDMTSIGDIKVPLAFGTRTRPMIEHDYFP; from the coding sequence ATGAGGGTCAGAGCCTGTTTCTTTGTGCTGTTCTCATTGCCATGCCTTCTTTGTGTGTTACTTTCAAGTGCTCAACAACTTCCACCTGATGCTGTTGTTTCGGCTCGTTTGTTAGATTCCCATCTTCAAGATTCGGCCTTTAGGGCCCTTTTCAGTCCAATAACCGGTGTGCCCTATGATGCTCAAGTGCCCACCAACCTTTCAGGGATCAAAGTTTCAGCAATGAGGCTTAGGAGTGGTAGTTTGAGGACAAGGGGTGTTCTTAGCTACAAAGAATTTGAGATCCCAATTGGGGTTGTTGAGAAGCCCTATGTGGAGAGGCTTGTGTTGGTGTACCAAAACTTAGGTAATTGGTCTGATCAATTTTACCCTTTACCTGGTTTTTCATATTTGGCTCCTGTTTTGGGCCTCTTGGCCTATAGTGGAGTTAATTTGTCAGCCTCAGAGTTACCTGAGTTGGATATAAGGGCTTCTGAGAAGCCAGTTTTGGTCAATTTTCCTCATGTGAGGCCGGCACCATTGGGGGCATTGGCCAAATGTGTGTATTTTGATTTGCATGGTTCTGTGCAATTTGACACTCTATTACCTGGGAATGTGTGTTCAACAATGCAACAAGGGCACTTCTCTATAGTTGTGGAATCCAATGCACCATCACCAGCGCCTAGtagtggtggggaatttcaagATGCTAGTGGGAAgaacaataagaaaaataacaagTTCATGTTGAGGATATTGGTTCCATGTGTGGTTGGTGGAATTGTGTTGTTGATTATTATTTTGGGTCTATTGGTTGTTTTAGTGAGAAAACACACGAAAGGGACAAGGATGCAGCAATTGGAATGTGTAGCTTATAGCAATGAAATCATGGATATGACATCCATTGGTGACATCAAAGTACCATTAGCATTTGGGACTCGTACAAGACCAATGATAGAACATGATTACTTTCCTTAG